One stretch of Dokdonia sp. Hel_I_53 DNA includes these proteins:
- a CDS encoding type IX secretion system membrane protein PorP/SprF, whose protein sequence is MKVLVKYVLYVSLFVTAIQGTSQELNLPVFSQYLADSDFVVAPTYAGIGDNFRIRLNALTQWVGIPNAPDNQAFYADLRFATQSGLGLSLYNDRNGNTIQQGAKVSFAHHLTLDYNTKQYISFGLSGNVNSFSLDIDNFSPTFEQPTIDPFITDNRSETNLNFDVGVLYRIGEAFLSVNANNILPKDIERFDGLEPNLLFNLQLYGGYTLKTNNYSQWEPSAFYQLYTSDGRSSTDLNIKYRKFNRYNDYLWAGATYRFLNDQIGKPLSVGPMIGGKKSIFYASYAYQVTLNDMMSYNSGTHSITIGLDLLQGISDCPCTAANKIPKSRR, encoded by the coding sequence ATGAAAGTTTTAGTAAAATATGTTCTTTATGTATCGCTGTTTGTTACAGCGATACAAGGAACTTCACAGGAATTAAATTTACCTGTATTTAGCCAATATTTGGCAGATAGCGATTTTGTAGTGGCACCTACCTATGCAGGTATAGGTGATAACTTTAGGATTCGCCTCAATGCGCTGACACAATGGGTAGGTATTCCTAATGCTCCAGATAATCAAGCTTTCTACGCAGACCTTAGGTTTGCAACACAATCTGGATTGGGGCTATCATTATATAATGATAGAAATGGTAATACCATACAACAGGGAGCTAAAGTTTCATTTGCACACCATCTTACGCTTGATTATAATACAAAACAGTATATCTCTTTTGGTTTGTCAGGAAACGTAAACAGTTTTAGTTTAGACATTGATAACTTTTCACCCACGTTTGAGCAACCTACAATAGACCCTTTTATTACAGATAATAGATCAGAAACAAATTTGAACTTTGATGTAGGAGTACTATACAGAATAGGAGAAGCATTTTTAAGTGTTAATGCAAATAATATACTTCCTAAAGACATCGAACGTTTTGATGGACTAGAGCCAAACCTATTGTTTAATTTACAACTGTATGGGGGATATACTTTAAAAACAAATAATTATTCGCAGTGGGAGCCTTCTGCCTTTTATCAATTGTATACAAGTGACGGCCGTTCAAGTACAGATTTAAATATAAAGTACAGAAAATTTAATAGGTATAATGATTACTTATGGGCTGGAGCCACCTATAGATTCCTCAATGATCAAATTGGGAAACCTTTGAGCGTTGGACCGATGATAGGCGGTAAAAAATCTATATTCTATGCCTCTTACGCATATCAGGTTACTCTTAACGATATGATGTCTTACAATTCTGGAACACATTCTATCACTATAGGATTAGATCTCTTGCAAGGTATTAGTGATTGTCCTTGTACCGCAGCAAATAAGATTCCGAAATCTAGAAGGTAG